A window of Nitratireductor kimnyeongensis genomic DNA:
CCGCCATGCCGCCATAGGCGATGCGGGCGGCCTCGACCCGGCCATCGGTGATCCTGATGTCGAAAGCGCCAAGAACGGCGGTTATGTCTTCATCGCGGCGCTTGGAGATCTTCCAGACGGCGAAACGGGAGCCTTTTTGTGGGAGCGGCACAGTGACCGCCTCGACGAATTCACCAGGCGCACGGTCCTGCTTGCCATAGTCGATGAAGAAATCTTCCAGCGGAATGGTGCGGCGCCCGCTGCCCTTGCGGAGCGTAAGCATTGCACCAAGCGCAATCAGTGGCGGAGGTGAGTCACCGATGGGCGAGCCGTTGGCGATGTTGCCGCCAATCGTGCCCATGTTGCGCACCTGCTCGCCGCCAATACGGTCAATCAGCGCGCCAAATGCGGGAATGCGTTTCGCCAGAAATGCAAATGCATCTGTATAGCTCACGCCAGCGCCGATATGGATCGTGCCATTGTCTTCGCGGATTTCGCGCAATTCATCGAGCCCGCCAATAAACACCACCGGCGCGATCTCGCGCATGAATTTCGTGACCCAGAGCCCCACATCCGTGGCACCGGCAACGATGGTGGCTTTGGGGGCGTTTTCGAGGATCGCGGCGAAATCATCGACATTGGCGGGAACAAGCAGGCGATCCTGGCCGGAACCGATCTCCACCCTCGCGTCATCCTTCATCTGGTTAAGCGCGGCGATGACTGTGGCGCGCTCTGCTAACAGCGGATCCGACGCCGCATTGCCATAGGTGGAGGCGGCCAGCGCAGCGCGCACGATGGGCTCGTAGCCGGTGCAGCGGCACAGATTGCCCTGCAGCGCCTTTTCGACAGCGCGCTCGGTGGGCTGAGGTTCACGCATCCAGAGCGCATAGAGCGACATGACAAAGCCCGGCGTGCAGAAGCCGCATTGCGAACCGTGATGATCCACAAGCGCCTGCTGAACCGGATGCAGACTGCCATCGGCACGTTTCAGATGCTCAACCGTCACCACGTGGCAGGCATCGAGCGAACCCAGAAAGCGGATGCAGGCATTGACGCTCTCATAGATGAGTTCGCCCTTGCGCAAACGGCCTACAAGAACGGTGCAGGCACCGCAGTCGCCTTCGGCGCACCCTTCCTTGGTGCCTGTCAGGCGCTGCCGCAGGCGCAGATAATCAAGCAGGGTTTCGTCCGGGCGCACATCGCCCAGCGCGACAGGTGCGCCATTCAACAGAAAGCGGATTTCAGAACGCGCGGCCATCAGCTTCCCCTGTAGGTCGAGTAGCCATAGGGCGAGAGAAGCAGAGGCACGTGATAATGCGTGTTTTCAGCCATGCCGAAGCGGATCGGAATTTGATCGAGAAAGGCCGGGGCCGGAAGCTCGGCACCGTGGGCCCGCAAATAGGCGCCGGCCTCGAACACCAGTTCGTAAAAGCCGGTGCGAAAAGCTTCGCCTTCAAGCAGCGGCCCATCGCAGCGGCCATCGCTGTTGGTCGTGACCGTTTTGACATGGACCCGCGCCTCGCCCTCCAGGCGGTAAAGCGCAATCACCAGTCCTCCGGCCGGTTTTCCGCTGGCCGTGTCCAGCACATGGGTCGTCAGACGACCCTCACCCGCATTGCTCATGCGGCCTCCCTATCAATTCGCTCAAGCCACTTGCGCGTCTACCACTTGATTGTGGGGCAAATTGATTGCGAGCATAAGAGGACGTGCGAAGGAAGAACAACAAAACTCTTTCAAATTTTTCAGGAAAGTACCTCCCGCATTCCATCTATTATCCTTGCCCTTAGCGAATTTCGGACAGATTGCATGACCCGCTACCTGAGAAACATGACTGGCTATGGCCAGACTCCACCCAGTGCTGACTGGCCCGGCGGCGCCAAGATCGCCGTGCAGTTCGTCGTTAATTACGAGGAAGGCGGTGAGAATTGCATATTGCACGGCGACGAAGCCTCGGAAGCCTTCCTTTCGGAAGTGGTGGGCGCGGCCCCCTGGCCCGGCATGCGCCACTGGAACATGGAATCGATTTATGAATATGGCGCGCGGGCCGGGTTCTGGCGGCTTCACCGCATGTTCACTGCAGCCGGCGTGCCCGTCACCGTTTTCGGTGTCGCTACGGCCCTTGCCCGAAGTCCGGGACAGGTGGAGGCGATGCAGGAGGCAGGCTGGGAAATCGCCTCGCACGGCCTGAAATGGATCGACTACCGCGCGCACACACAGGAAAGCGAGCGCACTGACCTGCTGGAGGCGATCCGGCTGCACACGGAGGTAGTGGGCGAGCGCCCGCGCGGCCTCTACCTGGGACGCACCTCGGTCAATTCAGTGAAGCTGGCCATCGAGGAAGGCGGGTTCGACTGGATCTCCGACACCTATGACGACGACCTGCCCTACTGGATTGACCATGACGGCCACGGGCACGGCACGCGGCCACAACTGGTCATCCCCTATACGCTGGACGCCAACGACATGCGCTTTGCCACCGCACAGGGCTTCAACTCGGGCGATCAGTTCTTTAGCTATCTGAAAGACGCTTTCGACACGCTTTACGCGGAGGGGGAAGAAGGCCGGCCGGGCATGATGAGCATCGGCCTGCATTGCCGGCTCGCAGGCCGGCCGGGACGCGCCGCATCCCTCCAGCGCTTCATCGACTATGTGAAGAGCCGCGAGCATGTGTGGCTTGCAACACGTGGCGAGATTGCCCGGCATTGGCGCGAGAAACATCCCTATGAAGCGCCGGCCCTGCGCCCGAGCCGCATGAGCGAACCGGAGTTCATCGAGCGGTTCGGCAGCATTTACGAACGTTCGCCATGGATCTCCGAGCGCGCGATGAAGCTGGAGCTTGGTCCCGCGCACGACACGGCTGGGGGGCTTGCCAATGCGCTCGCCCGCGCCTTCCGTTCGGCCAGTGAAGACGAACGCCTTGGCGTTCTCAAGGCCCACCCAGACCTTGCCGGCAAGCTGGCGGCGGCCAAAAGGCTGACCGAGGAATCGAGCAGGGAGCAGGCTTCGGCAGGGCTGGATGCACTGACCGACACAGAGAGAGAGCGCTTCACCGAACTCAACACTGCCTATACGCAGAAATTCGGGTTTCCCTTCATCATCGCTGTCAAGGATAACACCAAAGACAGCATTCTGAAGGCCTTCGAAACCCGGTTAGAGAACAGCCGCGACGAGGAATTCGCCACCGCCTGCCGGCAGGTTGAACGGATCGCCCGGCTGCGGCTGAACGACATCCTTCCCGCATGAGATCAGGACAAAGAAGATGAGCGCCCGCACCTACTACGCCCCGCCTGGCGGGCATCCGCCGCAGACCCAGCTCCTGACCGATCGCGCGGTTCTGACGGACGCCTATGCGCTGATGCCGAAGGGCGTCATGCAGGACATCGTCACCAGCCTTTTGCCGTTCTGGGAGAAGACGCGCTGCTGGATCATTGCGCGACCACTCTCCGGCTTTGCCGAGACGTTTTCGCAATACATCATGGAAGTGGAGCCGGGCGGCGGAAGCGACCAGGCCGAGCTCGATGAGACTGCGGAAGGCGTGGTTTTCATCGTCGAGGGCGAGCTGACCGTCGAGATCGGCGGCGAGACACACCAAATGACGCCCGGCGGCTACGCCTATCTTCCGCCATCGAGCGGCTGGACCGCGCACAATGCGGGCGATGCGCCCGCGCGCTTTCACTGGATCCGCAAGGGCTATGAGCCTGTCAAAGGCCTCGGCGTACCAGATCCTCTTTTCCTGAACGAGGCCGATATCGCGCCCTCTCCCATGCCAGGTACGGATGGCAAATGGGCAACGACGCGCTTCGTCGACCCGGCTGATCTGCGCCACGACATGCATGTGACCATCGTCACGCTGGAGCCCGGCGCTGTGATCCCTTTCGCCGAGACGCATGTGATGGAGCACGGGCTCTATGTACTGGAGGGCAAGGCCGTCTACCGGCTCAATCAGGACTGGGTGGAGGTGGAAGCCGGCGACTTCATGTGGCTGCGCGCCTTCTGCCCGCAGGCCTGCTACGCAGGTGGACCAGGAAATTTCCGCTACCTGCTTTACAAGGACGTCAACCGACACGCCAAGCTCGCCGGCAGCTTCGCGCGATGAAACGGATCAACGCCGAGACACTGACACGCGCGGCCTTCACGCCCTTCGGCGACGTGATCGAGACCGAAGGCGCGGAAAGCTTCCTCATCAATGCCGACAAGTGCCGCCGCTTTCACGATCTGGCGACGGTCGAAACGGCGGGTGAGAATGCGCGTGTTCTGATCAACATCTTTCACGGCACGCCCTATGCGCTGCCGCTCAGGCTTTCCATGGTGGAGCGGCACCCGCTTGGAAGCCAGGCCTTCATGCCGCTATCGCCGGCTCCCTTTCTGGTGATCGTCTGCCCGGGTGAAGACGGGCGGCCCGGCGAACCCCGCGCCTTCATCACCCGCCCCGGACAGGGCGTGAACTATGCACGCGGCACCTGGCACGGTGTACTGACCCCCATCGGAGCGCCGCAGGATTTCGTGGTGATCGACCGGGGTGGCGACGGCAACAATCTGGAAGAATTCCACTTCCCTGCCCCTTATGAAATCGCCGGGCCAGCTTTTTCACCGCCCCCTCCTTCGACGAGTTCAGGATGAGGGCTGTCTATGTATGAGAGCGGGTTGCCCCGTCCGGTCTCCTACGCCTAGACTCGCTCCATCGCCAGGGCGATGCCCTGTCCGACGCCGATGCACATGGTGGCAAGCGCCAGCTTGCCGCCAGTTACCTGCAACTGGAGTGCGGCAGTGCCGGAGATGCGCGCGCCCGACATGCCGAGCGGGTGACCGAGCGCAATCGCACCGCCATTGGGGTTCACATGGGGTGCGTCCTCAGGGATGCCAAGATCGCGCAGAACGGCGATACCCTGCGACGCGAAGGCCTCGTTCAACTCGATGACATCGAAGTCGGAAGGCTTCAGGCCAAGCCGCGCGCAGAGCTTTTTGGTTGCCGGTGCCGGACCGATGCCCATGATACGTGGCGGGACGCCAGCCGTCGCGCCGCCAAGAATGCGGGCAATCGGGGTCAGACCATATTTCTTTGCCGCCTCTTCCGAAGCGATGATGAGTGCGGCCGCTCCATCATTGACGCCGGAAGCGTTGCCGGCCGTGACCGTGCCGCCCTCGCGAAAAGGTGTTGGCAGCTTGCCCAGCTTTTCCACCGTGGTGCCGGGACGCGGGTGCTCATCCTGATTGACCACAATCGGTTCACTCTTCCTCTGGGGAATGGTGACGGGAGTGATTTCCTTTGCGAGACGCCCATTCTCCTGCGCGGCGACAGCCTTGTCCTGGCTGCGCACGGCAAAAGCATCCTGATCGGCGCGGCTGATGGAAAAATCCGCCGCCACGTTCTCACCGGTCTCCGGCATGGAATCGATGCCATACTGCTTCTTGAGCATCTTGTTGACGAAGCGCCAGCCAATCGTGGTGTCGTAGATTTCGGCATTGCGGGAAAACGCCGTCTCCGCCTTCGGCATGACAAAGGGGGCGCGGCTCATGGATTCCACACCGCCGGCGATCATCATCTCCGCCTCGCCGGCCTTGATGGCGCGGGCGGCGATGGTGATCGCATCCATGCCCGAACCGCAAAGACGGTTTACCGTGGAACCCGGCACCTCGATGGGCAGGCCCGCAAGAAGCACGGCCATGCGCGCCACGTTGCGGTTGTCCTCACCGGCCTGATTGGCACAGCCATAGAACACATCATCGAGTGCTGCCCAATCGACCTTCGGATTGCGCTCCATCAGCGTCTTGATCGGCAAGGCTGCCAGATCGTCGGCGCGAACAGAGGACAGCGCGCCGCCGAATCGACCGATCGGCGTGCGGATGTAGTCGCAGATGAAGGCTTCAGCCATGGTCGGGTTCTCCTAGTCAGAAATCCCGGGCAGTGCCCGGTCGCCGCGTGCCATGCGGACCAAAAAGATCATGCGCCCTTATGGGCCGCTTCGGTGCGGGCTTTCAAGTCGCGCAATGTCGCAAGTTCGAGTTCCGTGGGCGGTGGCGTCTCTTCCACACCATCGGCAAACCTTACCACCCAACCACAGGTTTCCTGTACCTGGTCGCGCGTGACGCCCGGATGCAGCGAAACGACCGTGAACTCCTTCGTCACCGGATCCGGCTTCCATATCGCAATATCCGTGATGAGCAGCGTTGGCCCCTTGGTGTCGATGCCGAGCCGCTCTCGATGATCGCCACCATCGCCATGTCCAAAGGAGGTGTAGAAGTCGATCTTCTCCACCATGCCCCGCTTCGACTGGGCTAGCGTGATGTAGACTTCCTGCGAGGAGGTGGCGATTTCGGGAGCACCACCGCCGCCGGGAAGCCGCGTCTTCGGGCTGTCATAGTCACCGATGACCGTGGTGTTGATGTTGCCGTATTTGTCGATCTGGGCCGCGCCGAGAAAACCAATGGTAATGCGCCCGCCCTGCAGCCAGTAGCGGAACATTTCCGGCACCGGCACGGTGGTCAACGCGGTATCGCAGAGTTCTCCATCACCGATGGAAAGCGGAAGCACATCAGGCGCCGTGCCGATGGTGCCGGATTCATAAATTAGTGTGATGTCTGGCGCATGGGTAAGCCGTGCAATGTTGCAGGCAGCAGACGGCGCACCGATGCCGACGAAACAGACATCGTCGTTCTTCAGCGCGCGCGAGGCGGCAATGGTCATCATTTCATTTGGGGTGAATTCGGGCTTGCTCATCCTGCGTCCCTCAACTTTTCGACGCGGGCGGCAAAATCCTCGGGCGTCGCATCAAGCACATTCTTCTGCATCCAGTCGCGGAACAGGTCGCGGTCTGCGGCGATCTTGTCCCATTTCAGATATTCGGCGTTGTCACGCGCGTAATAGCCATGGGTGTAGGAGGGATGCGCGCCTCCTGGCACCACGGCGATATCGGTCACCGTCCAGTGGGGCAGTATGGTCAGATTGGGATGCAGGTCGGAGAAGTCGTCAACGACTTCTTCAACGGTCACGACCGCGCGCTTGGCTGCGAGCACGGCTTCTTTCTGGATGCCCACAATGCCCTCGACCAGAACATTGCCCCTCCGGTCGGCTTTCTGCGCATGAATGAAGGTAATGTCGGGCCTCAGCGCCGGGACCGCGGCCAGGCTCTCGCCCGTGAAGGGGCACTCGATGGACCTGATGTTCGGGTTCACACGGGCAAGCTCGGCACCGCGATAACCCCGGAAAATCGCACAGGGAAGCCCCGCCGCGCCCGCCTCATAGGCATTGGCCATGGCGGCGTGGGAGTGCTCCTCGATCTCGATCTTGTGGGGAAAGCCATTCTCCACGGCGTCGCGCATGCGGCGCAGAAGACCGACGCCCGGATTGCCGGCGTAAGAGAAGATCATTTTTTTGGCCAGCCCCATGCCGATCATCTGGTCATAAACCACATCGGGGGTCATCCGGATCAGGGTGAGATCCCGAAAACCCTGGCGGATCGCCTCATGGGCGGCAGCGGTGGGGATGAGATGCGTGAACCCCTCGAAAGCGACACTGTCGCCATTGCCGAGATTCTCAGCGACCGCCTGCGACAGCGGAACAAAACGCGCCATGGCATTCCTCAAAAGTTCGTATTGCGAACATAAGTTTTATATGTGATACTTATTAAATGGAGAACGATACTGTGTCAAATACCCCCGCCACACCTGACGCCCAGGTTTCACGCGATCTCGTGGGCTCGCTGCAGAAGGGGCTTGGCGTTCTCGAGATTCTGGCAAATGCGCCGGACGGCATGACGCTGACGGAAGTGGCGAAGGAGGCCGAACTGACGCGCGCGGGCGCACGACGCCTGTTGCTCACGCTGGTGGCGAGCGGTTATGCCCGTCAGGAGAACCGACAGTTCTTGCTGTCCGCCAGACTGCTTGGCCTGGCACGCACATGGATGGGTGGGGCTGCGCTCTGGCGCTATGCAGAACCCATCATGCGGCGGATTTCTGAAACGCTTGGCGAATCCTGCTCAGCAGCGGTTCTGGAAGGCGAAGAGGTGGTGTACGTCGCCCGGGTAGCGGGAAGACGCATCGTTTCGGTTGCCCTCAACATTGGCACGCGTTTGCCGGCCTACTGCACGTCAATGGGTCGAGTGCTTCTGTCAGACCTGGACGCGCCCGAACTCTCCTGTTTTCTCGCGCAGGCGTCGATCAGCCCCAAGACCGGGAGAACGTTGACGGACCGGGCCGCACTCTCCGAAGCCGTAATGATGGCCGGCGCGCGCGGCTATGCCATTGTCGACCAGGAACTGGAACTCGGCCTGCGGTCGATTGCGGTGCCGGTCCGCAACAAGACGGGACGCATTGCGGCTGCGCTCAACGTCTCCACCCAATCGGCGCGCTTCACCTGTGTCGACATGGAGCAAACAATCCTGCCCGTTTTGCAAGCGGGCGCGCGTGAGATCGAAGACTTTCTCGCTTTGCAGTAATGTCTTGTCACCACTGGCGGTTACCTCGTTCCCGGGGAGACTATGGCGTGTCATGCCGAACTCCTTGATGCTCTGTCAGATTGATCGGGAGATTGCTCGATTGTCTGGCGCATACGGCGCGCAAGTCGCGCCTCCAGCCGGGCTGAGAGAACACGCTCGAGCATGTCGCGTGAACCGGGCAGCGTATGCGCCTTCGACATCGCAAAGAGAGAGTCGACAATGGAAATCTCGTCCTGTGGTGACAGGAGAGCCTCAATTTGCGCATCGGTTTGCGCGTCCGGACGGGCGTTGTGAATCGATCTGCTCATGTTTTGGAATCTTGCGCGCCGAACCTGACGGCAAAGCGGCGGCTGGGTGAAATTTTGACGACAGTTTCTAGGCATCATCACGCCGCGCAGAAGACTGCGCGGCGTTAGGCATGTGCGGGGGTTTATTGACGGGCCAGACTATGCCCGTGATAGGCGGAGGTTGGCGGCGTGAGGCGGTGGAGCTCTCCCTGGAGGAGTTCGAAAATGTCCATAGCCAACCGCAGGTTGAAACGCTTGTCATCAAAGAACATCCCGTACCGGATATCAAGGCCGCCGGGGATGATCTCTGCGCAATCCTCAAGTGACGAGGAATTTCCTTCAAAGACAAACCCGGGCAATGGAGACGCGGCAACGCCGCCGACCACCAGCTTCATAGCGCTTGTGAGATCGTCCACCTCGCCAATCACCTCGTAGGGAACGTTGCGCTGGCGAAGCCAGTCACGCGCGACAATGCCCAAGGGAGATTGCGGATTTGCTAGCACCACGGGTATCGCCGCGGAGTTGCGCTTTATCTGATCAGTCAGACCACGCGCGCCCATCCATCGCATTGAGTAATCGCAGATCAGATCGGGCCCCAGTTCATTGGGGTAGAGTGCGCGAAACGCCGCATCCACCTGCCCCAGATCGTACATTTCTTCCAGTCGTCGGGAATCCGAAATACGCCAGCTCACAGCTTCCTTGATCTTGCCCAGTCGCCCCAGACCGCCGAGGAGCAGCGGGGCCGTGTAGGTGCAGATCCCCACTTTGAGTTTGGAAACATTTTTCTCATACCCGACCGTTCGAAGCCGGCGCTCGAGATCGAGCATTTGCCGAATGAGGCCCGAAATTTCTTCTTTCACGACAATACGGTTGCCGAGCTTCTTGATAAGAGGTGTTCCGATTGCCCGCTCAAGCCGCCCCAAATGCATACTGACCGCTGGCTGGCTGATGCCCAGCTTCTGCGCCGCTCCGGTCAGGCTGCGTGTGTCGATAACCGCTTCTGCGGCTCGCAAAGTTGCGAACGAAAGTCCATCCTGTTTGTGCATGCCCATATGCTCTACGCCTCGCTTGATAAGAGTGGAAATCTGACCCGAAGGACGCCGCCGCGAATGCGGCACGCAACACTGTTGAGAGACGGCAAAGTCCGTCCGTCCGCATCACGCGCTTCATTCGCGTAATGCAGTTTCGAGGCTCTGCGGAAAACGCCCGACACCGGCAGAGAGGCCCCTACCGATACCTCGCCGATCCATCACGTCCGGGGCCTTCATGACCTCAGGCGGAGATCTCCGCAGCGCTAAACACTTGTCCGCTGAAACACACTTTCCCCCAGAATTCGCAACGCCCTCCAACCACCAGATTGGCTAAACGATAACGTATTCCCATTACATATACAACCTATAGTGGTTTATGTGGATATCTTTCCACTCAGGGCAGCGCCATGGATTACCTGAGATATAAATATTATTATTTTACAACACGATAGTGAAAAATAATATCGAGAAAACCAGAGACGGCGCGCGGCGCACGGGCGCTCAAACCAGCATGTATATACGTATACAACCGCGTATAAAAACGCCGGCCAGAAGGCCGGCGTCCGCTCTTCATCAGGCATTCGAAACTGCTAACGTTCCACACGAAAGCCGAGAAGCCGCAAAGCGTTGAGCGTCACAAGAACGGTTGCGCCCGTGTCGGCAAGGATAGCGATCCACAACCCGGTTATACCAAGCACCGTTGTCACCAGGAAAACGGCCTTCAAACCGAGGGCGATGGTGATGTTTTGACGAATATTGACCATCGTCGCCCGTGCCAGGCGCAACATCCCGCCTACATCGCTCACGCGGTTTCGCAGAAGAGCCCCATCCGCCGACTCCAGTGCGACATCAGTGCCCGAACCCATCGCCACCCCGACATCGGCTGTGGCGAGTGCGGGCGCATCATTGATCCCGTCGCCAATCATCATCACCGTATTATTTGCGGTCAGCTCGCGAATGGCAGAAACCTTGTCGTCGGGCAGGAGCTCGGCACGAAACTCCATAGAAAGGCTTCGGGCTATAGCCTCGGCAGTGCGGGCATTGTCTCCGGTGAGCATGACAGACCGCACACCCATTTGAGCAAGTTCACGCATCGCCACAGTTGCATCTTCACGAGGTTCGTCGCGCAAGGCGATCAGCCCACGAAGCGCATTGGCCTGAAAGACGGCGGCAACCGTCTTGCCCTGGGTTTCCAATGCTTCTGTGCGCTGCCAGGCTTCGCGGGTCATCGCCCCCTGTTCTTCCGCATGGCGTGGCGACCCTACAGTCACGGTTTGTCCGTCTATCCGCGCTTCCACTCCGCGACCGGGGATGACCCGAGCATCGCTCGCCGGCTCAACCGACACCCCGAGTTTCTCAGAAAAACTCAAAATGGCCGCCGCGAGGGGATGATTGGACCCCGCCTCAACACTGGCTGCCAGAGACAGAAGGCGACGTTCTTCGCCATCAGGCGACCAGATATCCGTTACCGCAGGCCGCCCCACCGTCAGCGTACCGGTCTTGTCGAGCGCCACCAGATCAACTCGTGCGGCAGCCTCCAGAACAGCGCCACCCTTCAACAGAAGACCGCGACGAGCGCCGGCCGAAAGGGAGGATGCAATAGAAGCAGGGACCGAAATCACCAGTGCACACGGACATCCGATCAAAAGCAAAGCCAGCGCCCGATAGAGCCACACATCCCAGGGAGCAGCCACTGCCAATGGCGGCACCACCGCCACCAGAGCAGCAAGGGCCACGATCGCGGGCATGTAGTAGCGGCTGAACCGATCAATGAAACGCTCGGTGGGCGCACGCGCCTCCTGAGCTTCCTCTACCAGTCGGATAATGCGGGCTATGGTGTTGTCTTCCGGCGCGCGGGTTACACGAACCCTGATCACCGCGTCGGTGACAATCGACCCTGCAAACACCTCCTCCCCTTCGCCCTTCGATTTCGGGACGGATTCGCCGGTCACGGGCGCTTCATCGATCCCTGCAATGCCATCTACGATCTCGCCGTCGGCGGGAATCCTGTCACCCGGTCGCACGACGACGATCTGCCCGATAAAGAGCTCTGACGCCTTTACCTTTCGGGTCTCGCCCTTCTCTTCAATCAGGGCTGTTTTGGGGACCAGATCTCCCAGAGCCCTGATGCCGGCACGGGCGCGATCTGCAGCCACGCCCTCCAGCAGCTCACCGACAGCGAATAGAAAAACCACCAGCGCGGCTTCTTCGGCAGCGCCGATGAACAGCGCGCCTGAAGCCGCCACGCTCATCAACATTTCGATCGTGAAAGGCATGCCAACATGCAGAGCCGCGAACGCCCTGCGCGCGACCGGCGCGACACCGATCAGACAGGCGACCACAAATGCCCACATTCCCATTTCGCCGGGCAGAAAGAACTCGGCTCCCCACGCAGCGGCCAACAACAGGCCGGTCAGGATGACGAGATGTCCCTTCCCTGTGCGATACCAGCTTGCGTTAGCCTCGCCCGCGCCATGCACATGACTGGCGATACCATGCCCCGGTTCCGGTGACCCGGCATCCGGGTGAGGCCGCCCCTTACCACCACAACATGCGCCCACGCTGGCATCTCCACCAGCATCCGCCCGAGCCTTTTGGCGTGCGGAAACCTTGTAGCCCAGCTTTTCGACCATCCGTTCGATGGTTTCCCGTGCGGTCTTGCCCTCATCAAGAGCAAGCGCCAGTGTCTCGGACATGACCGAAACCTTGACATCGCTAACGCCCGGCAGGCGCTCAAGCGCTGTCCGTATCTTGCTGGCGCAATTCGCGCAATCCATACCGCCCACGGTCCAGGAATAGATGTTTGCGGCGTTATCATCCTGTTTCAAGGACACGATGATTCTCCTTGCAGTCAATCAATGACAGCAAGGATAGGAGCTCTAGTCACTAGAGCTTCAAGAGGAAAAATAAAGATTTTGCTCAGAGGAGCGAATACACCGCTTCACCGCCGATCCAGGTCGAAACGACACCTAGATCATCGTCGAGTATGACGAAATCCGCGTCCTTTCCCACCGCAAGACGACCCTTGGAATGATCGAGCCCTATGGCCTGCGCAGGATAAACGCTCACCATGCGCAGCGCCTCTTCAAGCGACAAGCCTACCGTACGGTGAAGATAGACAACCGTGGAGATCATATCGATGTCTGCGCCAGCCAGAGTGCCATCCGCCAGTGTCAGGCGCCCATTTTCCCTCATGATGGTCCGCCCGTTCAGCGTGAAAGACGTCATGTCCGTCCCGATGGTCGACATGGCATCCGTCACGGCGAAGAGGCGCGCCGGGCCATTCTTGGCGCGCAGCGCAACACCGATGGCCACCGGATCGACATGAATGCCATCGGCAATGATTCCCACCCAAAGCTGCCCGCTCTGCAGTGCTGCCCCCACCACGCCCGGCTCACGATGCGCAAGCGGGCTCATCGCATTGAAGAGATGTGTGACAAGCGACGCGCCTGCCTCGGCATAGGCCAGCGCGGTCTTGCAGGTGGTGTTCGTGTGGCCGAGACTGACCTTTACGCCGCCATCCACCAGGGTGCGCACCTGATCGACTGTCACATTTTCCGGTGCAAGCGTCACAATCAACGACGGCAACCCTTTGCGCGCCTCGATCAAGGCGGCAAGATCCCTTTCTTCCATCGGCCGGATGAGGGCCGGGTCGTGGGCACCCTTTCGCTCGATAGAGAGATGCGGCCCCTCCAGGTGTAAACCGAGGAACCCTGGCATGCCGGTGCGCGCAGCCTCCAGACCGGCAGCGATTGAAACGGTCGTCGAATCGCGTGTATCGGTGATCAAAGTCGGCAACAGACCAGTGGTGCCGAACCGCGCATGCGCACGGCAGATCGTGCTGAGCCCTTCCACTCCGCAATCGCCGTCGAACATCACCCCACCACCGCCATTGACCTGAAGATCGATGAAGCCGGGGACAATCATGG
This region includes:
- a CDS encoding CoA-transferase subunit beta translates to MSKPEFTPNEMMTIAASRALKNDDVCFVGIGAPSAACNIARLTHAPDITLIYESGTIGTAPDVLPLSIGDGELCDTALTTVPVPEMFRYWLQGGRITIGFLGAAQIDKYGNINTTVIGDYDSPKTRLPGGGGAPEIATSSQEVYITLAQSKRGMVEKIDFYTSFGHGDGGDHRERLGIDTKGPTLLITDIAIWKPDPVTKEFTVVSLHPGVTRDQVQETCGWVVRFADGVEETPPPTELELATLRDLKARTEAAHKGA
- a CDS encoding CoA transferase subunit A → MARFVPLSQAVAENLGNGDSVAFEGFTHLIPTAAAHEAIRQGFRDLTLIRMTPDVVYDQMIGMGLAKKMIFSYAGNPGVGLLRRMRDAVENGFPHKIEIEEHSHAAMANAYEAGAAGLPCAIFRGYRGAELARVNPNIRSIECPFTGESLAAVPALRPDITFIHAQKADRRGNVLVEGIVGIQKEAVLAAKRAVVTVEEVVDDFSDLHPNLTILPHWTVTDIAVVPGGAHPSYTHGYYARDNAEYLKWDKIAADRDLFRDWMQKNVLDATPEDFAARVEKLRDAG
- a CDS encoding IclR family transcriptional regulator domain-containing protein, translated to MENDTVSNTPATPDAQVSRDLVGSLQKGLGVLEILANAPDGMTLTEVAKEAELTRAGARRLLLTLVASGYARQENRQFLLSARLLGLARTWMGGAALWRYAEPIMRRISETLGESCSAAVLEGEEVVYVARVAGRRIVSVALNIGTRLPAYCTSMGRVLLSDLDAPELSCFLAQASISPKTGRTLTDRAALSEAVMMAGARGYAIVDQELELGLRSIAVPVRNKTGRIAAALNVSTQSARFTCVDMEQTILPVLQAGAREIEDFLALQ
- a CDS encoding LysR family transcriptional regulator translates to MHKQDGLSFATLRAAEAVIDTRSLTGAAQKLGISQPAVSMHLGRLERAIGTPLIKKLGNRIVVKEEISGLIRQMLDLERRLRTVGYEKNVSKLKVGICTYTAPLLLGGLGRLGKIKEAVSWRISDSRRLEEMYDLGQVDAAFRALYPNELGPDLICDYSMRWMGARGLTDQIKRNSAAIPVVLANPQSPLGIVARDWLRQRNVPYEVIGEVDDLTSAMKLVVGGVAASPLPGFVFEGNSSSLEDCAEIIPGGLDIRYGMFFDDKRFNLRLAMDIFELLQGELHRLTPPTSAYHGHSLARQ
- a CDS encoding heavy metal translocating P-type ATPase gives rise to the protein MSLKQDDNAANIYSWTVGGMDCANCASKIRTALERLPGVSDVKVSVMSETLALALDEGKTARETIERMVEKLGYKVSARQKARADAGGDASVGACCGGKGRPHPDAGSPEPGHGIASHVHGAGEANASWYRTGKGHLVILTGLLLAAAWGAEFFLPGEMGMWAFVVACLIGVAPVARRAFAALHVGMPFTIEMLMSVAASGALFIGAAEEAALVVFLFAVGELLEGVAADRARAGIRALGDLVPKTALIEEKGETRKVKASELFIGQIVVVRPGDRIPADGEIVDGIAGIDEAPVTGESVPKSKGEGEEVFAGSIVTDAVIRVRVTRAPEDNTIARIIRLVEEAQEARAPTERFIDRFSRYYMPAIVALAALVAVVPPLAVAAPWDVWLYRALALLLIGCPCALVISVPASIASSLSAGARRGLLLKGGAVLEAAARVDLVALDKTGTLTVGRPAVTDIWSPDGEERRLLSLAASVEAGSNHPLAAAILSFSEKLGVSVEPASDARVIPGRGVEARIDGQTVTVGSPRHAEEQGAMTREAWQRTEALETQGKTVAAVFQANALRGLIALRDEPREDATVAMRELAQMGVRSVMLTGDNARTAEAIARSLSMEFRAELLPDDKVSAIRELTANNTVMMIGDGINDAPALATADVGVAMGSGTDVALESADGALLRNRVSDVGGMLRLARATMVNIRQNITIALGLKAVFLVTTVLGITGLWIAILADTGATVLVTLNALRLLGFRVER